Proteins found in one Siniperca chuatsi isolate FFG_IHB_CAS linkage group LG22, ASM2008510v1, whole genome shotgun sequence genomic segment:
- the mad2l1 gene encoding mitotic spindle assembly checkpoint protein MAD2A isoform X1, translating into MTSTLKGITLKGSAELVAEFFSFGINSILYQRGIYPPETFTRVTHYDMSLQLTTDPKLKNYLTNVVSQLKGSLSGLLLYTVAFHSFVASEWLFECTVQKLVLVITCLETNEVLERWQFDIECDKSAKESSAPREKSIKTIQDEIRSVIRQITATVTFLPLLETPCAFDLLVYTDKDLLVPEKWEESGPQIIDQSEEVRLRSFTTSIHKVNSMVAYRRTDSV; encoded by the exons ATGACCAGCACGTTGAAAGGAATTACTCTCAAAGGAAGCGCGGAGCTAGTGGCCGAGTTCTTCT CGTTTGGCATCAACAGCATCCTGTACCAGCGGGGCATCTATCCTCCAGAGACATTCACCAGAGTCACCCACTATGACATGAGCCTGCAACTTACCACTGATCCCAAACTGAAGAACTACCTGACCAACGTGGTGTCTCAACTCAAAGGTAGCCTCAGTGGATTGCTTCTTTATACAGTGGCTTTCCACAGCTTTGTGGCAAGTG AGTGGCTGTTTGAGTGCACAGTGCAGAAGCTGGTGTTGGTGATCACGTGTCTGGAAACCAACGAGGTGCTGGAGAGATGGCAGTTTGACATCGAGTGTGACAAGTCAGCCAAGGAGAGCAG TGCTCCCAGAGAGAAGTCCATTAAGACCATTCAGGATGAGATCCGCTCTGTTATCAGACAGATAACAGCCACAGTGACGTTCCTGCCGCTGCTGGAGACGCCAT GTGCATTTGACCTCCTTGTCTACACAGACAAAGACCTGTTGGTTCCTGAAAAGTGGGAAGAGTCTGGACCGCAGATCATCGACCAATCAGAGGAGGTGCGTTTACGCTCCTTCACCACCTCCATCCACAAGGTGAACAGCATGGTGGCGTACAGGAGGACTGACTCAGTTTAA
- the mad2l1 gene encoding mitotic spindle assembly checkpoint protein MAD2A isoform X2: MTSTLKGITLKGSAELVAEFFSFGINSILYQRGIYPPETFTRVTHYDMSLQLTTDPKLKNYLTNVVSQLKGSVLWVAEWLFECTVQKLVLVITCLETNEVLERWQFDIECDKSAKESSAPREKSIKTIQDEIRSVIRQITATVTFLPLLETPCAFDLLVYTDKDLLVPEKWEESGPQIIDQSEEVRLRSFTTSIHKVNSMVAYRRTDSV, encoded by the exons ATGACCAGCACGTTGAAAGGAATTACTCTCAAAGGAAGCGCGGAGCTAGTGGCCGAGTTCTTCT CGTTTGGCATCAACAGCATCCTGTACCAGCGGGGCATCTATCCTCCAGAGACATTCACCAGAGTCACCCACTATGACATGAGCCTGCAACTTACCACTGATCCCAAACTGAAGAACTACCTGACCAACGTGGTGTCTCAACTCAAAG GGTCTGTTCTCTGGGTTGCAGAGTGGCTGTTTGAGTGCACAGTGCAGAAGCTGGTGTTGGTGATCACGTGTCTGGAAACCAACGAGGTGCTGGAGAGATGGCAGTTTGACATCGAGTGTGACAAGTCAGCCAAGGAGAGCAG TGCTCCCAGAGAGAAGTCCATTAAGACCATTCAGGATGAGATCCGCTCTGTTATCAGACAGATAACAGCCACAGTGACGTTCCTGCCGCTGCTGGAGACGCCAT GTGCATTTGACCTCCTTGTCTACACAGACAAAGACCTGTTGGTTCCTGAAAAGTGGGAAGAGTCTGGACCGCAGATCATCGACCAATCAGAGGAGGTGCGTTTACGCTCCTTCACCACCTCCATCCACAAGGTGAACAGCATGGTGGCGTACAGGAGGACTGACTCAGTTTAA
- the mad2l1 gene encoding mitotic spindle assembly checkpoint protein MAD2A isoform X3 produces MTSTLKGITLKGSAELVAEFFSFGINSILYQRGIYPPETFTRVTHYDMSLQLTTDPKLKNYLTNVVSQLKEWLFECTVQKLVLVITCLETNEVLERWQFDIECDKSAKESSAPREKSIKTIQDEIRSVIRQITATVTFLPLLETPCAFDLLVYTDKDLLVPEKWEESGPQIIDQSEEVRLRSFTTSIHKVNSMVAYRRTDSV; encoded by the exons ATGACCAGCACGTTGAAAGGAATTACTCTCAAAGGAAGCGCGGAGCTAGTGGCCGAGTTCTTCT CGTTTGGCATCAACAGCATCCTGTACCAGCGGGGCATCTATCCTCCAGAGACATTCACCAGAGTCACCCACTATGACATGAGCCTGCAACTTACCACTGATCCCAAACTGAAGAACTACCTGACCAACGTGGTGTCTCAACTCAAAG AGTGGCTGTTTGAGTGCACAGTGCAGAAGCTGGTGTTGGTGATCACGTGTCTGGAAACCAACGAGGTGCTGGAGAGATGGCAGTTTGACATCGAGTGTGACAAGTCAGCCAAGGAGAGCAG TGCTCCCAGAGAGAAGTCCATTAAGACCATTCAGGATGAGATCCGCTCTGTTATCAGACAGATAACAGCCACAGTGACGTTCCTGCCGCTGCTGGAGACGCCAT GTGCATTTGACCTCCTTGTCTACACAGACAAAGACCTGTTGGTTCCTGAAAAGTGGGAAGAGTCTGGACCGCAGATCATCGACCAATCAGAGGAGGTGCGTTTACGCTCCTTCACCACCTCCATCCACAAGGTGAACAGCATGGTGGCGTACAGGAGGACTGACTCAGTTTAA